CTGCACGCGCAACGAGGTGGACCAGGCGACGATCGCGTCGGCGTCGGCGTTGACGTACTTGTCGGGGGTGACCTGCATCATCAGCGGCTGCCCGGAGGTCATGAGCGCGACCTTGCCGCGGCCGGAGATGTTGAGCTGGTACTTGCCGGAGCCGGAGATCCCGTACTGGCTGTCGACGGCGATGACCTCGGTGTGCAGGGTGGAGTCCAGGGCGAGGACGTAGCTGCTGTCGACCGTGAGTCCGTCGTGGTCCACGTCCACGACGTGGACGTACTGGGCCAGGTTGGCCAGGTAGACGGTGCCCTGCCCGGAGCAGCGCATGAGGTCGAGGCCCTCGCCGGTGCGGCGGCGGGCGCCGCGCTGGTTGCCGCTCTGGTACTCGCCGTCGAAGTCGATGATCCCCTGGTAGGCGACCATGGCGCCCTTGCGGGCGAGGACGTCGTCGGAGCCGGCCAGCGTGACCCGCAGGAGCTGGGGGTTCTGGACGGTGTAGCGGTCCTGGGACTGCTGCTCGGCGTAGCCGAAAAGTGAGCTCTGCATGATGTGTCCGCTCCCCCTCAGCCCCGGGTCCGGAGCCGGTCGGTGCTGTCCTCACTGGGCTGTACGACGACGACGCCCTGGCCGGAGAAGGCCATCTGGTAGGCCTCCCCGCTGCCCCGGCCGATCATCGACGAGGCCTTGAAGCTGCGCTTCCCCTTGACCTTGAGGTTCGGGGACCAGGCGACGAGCGCGTCCGGGTCCACGTACGTCTCGTCCTCGCCGCGGCCGCAGTCGACCACGATCGGGGTGCCGCGGGAGGTGATGGCGACCCAGCCGGTACCGGCGACCTGGACGTTGAAGAGGCCCTGGCCGGCGAACTTCGCCATGCCCTTGACCCGCTCGACGCCCCACTGGAGGTGGGCGTCGAAGGCGAGGAGGTTGGTGCCGTTGACGGAGAGGGCGTCGTTGTTGAGGTTGATGCAGACGACGTCGGCGCCGTAGTCGGCGAGGTAGAGCAGCCCGTCACCGGTGCACTTCATCAGGGGGGCGCCCTCGCCGGTCAGCCACTGCGAGGCCATCTGGCGGACGGCGGGCGGGTTGGGCTCGTACTGGACGAAGCCCTCGTAGGCGACCATCGAGCCGGTGCGGGCGAAGAGGTCCTGGCCGCTCTGCATGGCGACCTTGAGCATGGCGCGGCCGTGGTTCTCCATGCGGGCCGTGACGGGGGTGGGGGCGTAGCCCGCGAGCTGCTGGTTCATCGGATTCATGGCGTTCATGTGGGGCTCCCTCAGACCTCGTACGGCTGGACGACGATGAAGTTGCCGGGGGCGCCGCGGAACTGGAGGTTCACGGTCTCCCCGCTGTGGCCCGGGTAGGCGTTGCGGCGCAGCCGGACCTGGCTGGAAATGATCACCTGCGAGGCGGCCGACCAGGCGACGATGGCGTTGCTGTCCGCGAAGGTGGTGGGGGTGACGGGCAGTACGACGGGGGCGCCGTGCGTCTTGACGATCACTGTGCCCGTGCCCTGGAACTGCATGGTGAACAGGGCTCCGCCGGGGATGCCGTGGCCCTCGATGCGGCGGACCTCGTGCTGGAGGGACTCGTCGAAGGCGAGGACGCTCTCGGCGGAGACGCAGATGCCGTCGCCCTGGAGCTCGATGGCGTGCAGGTGGGCGCCGTTCTCGGCGAGGAAGACCTGGCCGCGGCCGGTGCAGCGCATCAGCTGCATCTCCTGGCCGGTGGCGTTGCCGACGATGCGGCCGGCGAAGCCCGCGCCCTTGTAGCTGAAGTCGACCTTGCCCTGGTACAGGACCATGCTGCCCTGGCGGGCGAGGACGGCCTGGCCGCCCATCGCCAGGTCGACCCGCATGAGCTGCTGGTTCTGCGGGGTCCAGCGGGCGCCGGTGGGGGCTTCCTTGTACGGCTGGAGGGCGGCGGCGAGGCCGGGGCCGGCTGCGGCGGCGGCCTGCGGGGCCTGGCCGTAGGGCGGCGGGGGCTGCTGGCCCGGGATCTGGCCGTACGAGGGCTGCGGCGGCTGGCCGTAGGGCGCGGGGGCCGGGGCCGGGGGCGGGACCTGGGCGCCGTAGGAGGGCTGCTGCCCGTACGAGGGCGGGCCGGGCTGCTGCGGCGGGTGGGGCGGCTGGCCGTACGGGGCCGCGGGGGCGGGCGCGGGCGCACCGAGCGGGGCGACCATGGTCGGGGCCGAGTGCACGGGCGCGGGCGCCGGGGGCTGGGCGGCCGGGGGCTGCTGCTGTGGCGGGGCGTACGGCGCGGGGGCGGCCGGCGCAGGAGCGGGCGGCACGGGGGCGGGCGGCTGCTGGACCGGGGCGCCGAAGGACGGGGCCGGCGCCGGGGCGGCGGCCTGTGCCGGCGGGGCGAACCCGGGCGCGGCGGCCTGCTGCTGGGCCGGTGCCTGCGGCTCCGGCTGCGCCTCCTCCTCGGCGACCTCGCCGCCGAAGTTCTTCAGCAGCGCGGCGAGCCCGCCGTCGAAGCCCTGGCCGACGGCGGCGAAGCGCCACACGTCCTTCAGGTAGAAGTCGCCGATCATCAGCGCGCGTTCGGTGCTGAACTCCGAGCCCGTGAAGGAGTACCGGACGACTTCCTCGCCGCCGGCCACGATCCGGATGTAGCCGGGGCCGATCTGCGACATCTGCCCGGCGCCGTCGAGGGTGGCGGTGAAGGAGAGCTTGTGGATGGCCGCGGGCACGCGGTCGAGGGTCACCCGGAAGGATTCCGTGTCGCCGGCCTGCGGGCCGAGCTGCTGGATGGACTCCTCGGGCGACTTCGGCTGGTTGTAGAAGACGAAGTAGCGGTCGTCCGACAGCTGCTCGTTGGCGTCGAGGCCGAAGCAGCTGATGTCGAAGGACAGTCCGGGCCCGGCGATCTGGACGCCCACGTACAGATCGGTGCCCGCCGTCAGATCACTGATCTTGGCCTTGTGGCCGCGTTGGAATTCCCTGGCCATACGTCCGACCGTCCCCCATCCCGAATGTGAATGCGTGCCGCTCAGGCTAACGGCTTCCGCCGACATCCGGCCAAGTCGGTACCGACCCGGTACACATCACGTTCCGTGACAGAAGGTCAATCCTCGCGGGCTGCCGGAATGCGGGGCAGGCGCTCCGCCGCGACCACTCCTTCGAGGAATCCGCGCGCCCGTTCGGTCTTCGGGTAGGCCTCCAGCAGCTCCCAGAACTTGGGGCCGTGGCCGGGTACGAGGAGGTGCGCCAGCTCGTGCAGCAGCACGTAGTCGACGACGTACTCCGGCATGCCCTGGAGGCGGTGGGAGAGCCGGATGCTGCCTTCGGCGGGGGTGCAGGAACCCCAGCGGGTGTTCTGGTTGGTGACCCAGCGGACCGAGCGGGGGCGGGCGCGACCGATGAAGTACTGCTCGGACAAACGCTCCGCGCGCTCGGTGAGTTCCGTGTCGCCGAGGGTGCGCTTGCTCTCCTGGGCGGCGAGTTTGTCGAGCATGACGCCCACCCAGCGCCGCTCCTCCGCCTCGGACATCCGGGCGGGGATCAGGACGACCGTCCGCTCGCCCTCGCGGTAGGCGGACACGGTCCTGCGGCGGCGCGCGCTCCGGCGGACTTCGACGGCTCGCTGTGGCGGGTCGGCTGACACGCCTCGACGGTACCCGGTCGCCGTGGCGGAAGTCCCGCGCGTCCGGGGTTCGAACATGATCGATTCGCCGGCGCCATCACAAGCACACGCTTTCTCCATCTCATATGCCTAATACCCCTTGCCTGTGGACAAATTCCCGCACGCGATCCGGCGGCCGGGCATCGTGGCGGAAACGGGGAATTCGACGGATCGAGGAGGCGGCGATGTATCCGAAGGTGAAGCCGGCGCTGGCGCGGGCGTGGCGGGATCTGCAGACGGTCCAGTTCGGGGTGACTCCCGCCCACGCGGTGGTGCTCGGACCGCTGGACACGGCGACCGGGTCGCTCATCGACCGGATCGACGGGACGCGGGGGATGGAGCTGCTGCGGGCCGAGGCGGGCGGGATGGGGCTTCCGGAGGGACAGGTGGACGGGCTGGTCCGGCGGCTCGCGGGGGCCGGGCTGCTCGACGACCTCACCGCCGGAGGGCCGCGGGCGCAGGCCGTGCGGCGCCGGCCGGAGGCGCTGGAGCGGCTGGGGCCCGATCTGGGCTCGCTCTCGCTGGTGCACCGGGAGCCGGGTGGCGACCTGCGGGGGATCGCGGCGCGCAGGGCGGTACGGGTCCAGGTGCGCGGGAGCGGCCGGGTGGGGGCGGTGATCGCCGCCGTGCTGGCGGGGGCCGGGGTGGGCCGGGTCGAGGTGCTCGACGGGGGGCGGGTGGAGGCGGCCGACGTGGCGCCGGGCGGGCTGGATCCGGGGAGCGTGGGCCGGCTGCGGGCGGAGGCGGCCCGCGCGCTCGTACGGGAGTCGGCCCCGGCACGGGCTCCGGGCGCGGGCGACCCCGAGGGGCCGGGGCCGGAGCTGGCGCTGGTGGTGGTCGCGCCCCGGGACGGCCTCCAGGCGTGGGCCCCCGATCCGGCGACGGCCGCCGACTGGGTGGCGACGGGCACCCCGCACCTGTACGCGGGGGTGCTCGAGGGGACGGGGCTGGTCGGGCCCCTGGTACTGCCCGGGGCCACGGCCTGCGCGGGGTGCATGGAGCGCGACCGCGTCGACCGGGATCCGGCCTGGCCGCGGATGCTGGTCCAGTGGCGCTCGGCGCACCGCCGCCGGGAGACGGCCGCCTGCGACCTGGGGCTGTCGACGGCGGTGGCCGGCCTGGCGGCGGCGCACGCCCTGGCCTTCCTCGACGGGCAGCTCCCCGCTTCCACGGCCACCCGCTGGGAGGCCGCCCTGCCCGGGCTGCACTGGGAGCACTCCGCGCTGCGGCCGCATCCGGACTGCCCCTGCGCGGCGGCGGCCCCTGCCGCGGACGTCGGGGCGGGCGTTGAGGCGGGCGTCGGGGCGGGCGTTGGGGCGGTGCGGTCGTGAGCGGCCGGACTCCCGCCGGATCCGGGGCGGGTGCCCCGGTCCGGGGGCCCGGGGGGTCATGGCAGGATGCGACCGGGGCCGAGCCGCGCCTCGAACCGCCGCTTGCGGCACTGCAGTCTGGGAACTGGAGGGGCTCATGTCTGATCTTCCCCGGAAGGCGGTCACCCGCACCGTCAAGCTGGCCGCGCTACCACTCGGCATCGCGGGCCGGGCCACCTGGGGGCTGGGCAAGCGGATCGGCGGCAAGTCCGCCGAGATCGTGGCCCGCGAGCTCCAGCAGCGCACCGCCGATCAGCTGTTCCGCACGCTCGGGGAGCTGAAGGGGGGCGCGATGAAGGTCGGGCAGGCCCTTTCGGTGTTCGAGTCGGCGCTGCCCGAGGAGGTCGGCGGGCCCTACCGGGCGGCGCTGACCAAGCTTCAGGAAGCGGCCCCGCCGCTGCCCGCGGCGCGGGTCCACCAGGTGCTCGCGGAGCGGCTCGGCGAGGACTGGCGGGAGCTGTTCGAGGAGTTCGAGGACAAGCCGGCCGCGGCCGCCTCGATCGGGCAGGTGCACCGGGCGGTGTGGCACGACGGGCGGCAGGTGGCGGTCAAGGTCCAGTACCCGGGGGCCGGGGAGGCGCTGCTGTCGGACCTCAAGCAGCTGAGCCGGTTCGCCGGCCTGCTGGGTCCGCTCGTCCCGGGCATGGACATAAAGCCGCTGATCAAGGAGCTGCGCGACCGGGTCTCGGAGGAGCTGGACTACGAGCTGGAGGCCGAGGCCCAGCGCACCCACGCCGACGCCTTCGACGCCGACGAGGACGTGGTCGTCCCGGACGTGGTGTACCAGGGCGACCAGGTGCTGGTCACCGAGTGGCTGGAGGGCACCCCGCTGTCGGAGGTGATAACCGATGGCACGCAGGAGGAGCGCGACCGCGCCGGGCAGCTGCTGGCCCGGTTCCTCTTCTCCGGGCCCGCGCGCACCGGGCTGCTGCACGCCGATCCGCATCCGGGGAACTTCCGGCTCATGGCGGGGGCGGACGGCCGGATGCGCCTGGGCGTACTGGACTTCGGCACGGTGGACCGGCTGCCGGGCGGCTGGCCCAAGCCGATAGGCCGCTCGCTGCGGCTGACCCTGGACGGCGACGCCGAGGGGGTCTACGGGCACCTGCGCGACGAAGGGTTCGTCAGGGAGTCCGTCGAACTCGACCCGGACGCCGTGCTCGACTACCTCAAGCCGATCATCGAGCCCGCCGAGGCCGACGAGTTCACCTTCACCCGGCCGTGGCTGCGCGGGCAGGCGGCGCGGATCGCCGATCCGCGCTCCCCCGCCCACCAGTTGGGGCGGCAGATCAACCTGCCGCCGTCCTACCTGCTGATCCACCGGGTGACGCTGAGCACCATCGGCGTCCTGTGCCAGCTGGGCGCGACGGTGCGGCTGCGCGACGAACTGGAGTCCTGGCTGCCCGGGTTCCTGCCCGAGGCCTGAGCGGCCCGGTCCGGGCGGGCCTCACCACCAGGAGGAGTCGAGCCGGCCCTCGATCGCCCGGAGGTTGGCGCGCGCGCAGTCGACGCAGAAGTACTGTCTGGTCCCGTTCTCCACCGAACAGGTCCAGGTGGGCGGGGCGCCGTCCGGGGAGCGGGTACCGCAGCGCGCGCAGACGACGGGCTGGGCCTCGGGCCCCGGCGGGGCGGGGTGGGGGGTCGGCTGGTCCACCACCAGACGATATCCCCGCAGGGCCGCGCGGGCCCCCGCAACGCACCGGGGGGACCGGTCCGTTCGGACCGGTCCCCCCGGTGGCGCCGTTCCCGGCCGTGTTCAGCCGGCTCCGGCGGTGTTCAAGCCGCCTTCGAGCCCGGTTCGGGCTCTCTGCGTGGCGCTCAGTGCATGACGGCCATGGCCAGCGCGCGCCGGGCGCGCAGTGAGACGCGCTCGGCCCTTCGCTGCATGCGCCGCGCGGCGACCAGGCGCAGGGCGTGACGCTCGGCGTCCGCCTCACGCATGCGGTCGTCCATATGGGCACGGGCCAGGGCTTCTGGGATGAGTTGCATTTCGCGGGTCCTGTTCTGACGCGAGGTCATCGCGCCTGCGGTGATGAAGTCTGCGGTGGCGGAGCCGTGCGGCTGCTCGCTCGTGGTGGCGTAGGGGGACATGGGGGCCTGCTTCAAGGGGTCGTGCGTCAGGGGGCGGTCGATGGTGCCGGTGGCGGTCATGCCGCTGCAACCGGGTTCTTGCGCGGACGGCCACGGGGCCGCTTGCGGGCCACGACCACGCCCTGGACGAAGAGCTCTCCGCCCCAGACGCCCCAGGGCTCGCGGCGCTCCTTCGCGCCGGCGAGGCAGGCCTCGACCAGCGGGCAGGTGCCGCAGAGGGACTTGGCGTACTCGACGTCGGCCGGGGACTCGGCGAAGAAGACCTCGGGGTCGAAGGTGCGGCAGGGAACGGGTACGCCGAGGTTCTCGATGGCGTCGTCGAGCGCGGTGAGCGCGGTGAGGGGGGTCAAGGTGGAGGCCTCCGGGACTGCGGGCGGGGAGATCGTTTGGGTCTGCGGTACGGACGGGGCGTGCGCTTCGAGTTGCACGGTGTTTTCTTCCTCGTCTTGTTCGGCTAGTCGTTCCGGCCGGTCGGCCGGGTGGCGGCTGGTCTTGCCAGTCCCGAGGCACCTTCGGTCCGCTGTCCCTGTTCGGGGACAAACAGAAGGGCCGCGGATCCCGGGTGGGGTTCCGCGGCCCTGAAGGCGCCGGCCAGATCTTTCGATCAGGCTGGATCACTCCAGGGTTCGAGCCCACGGAAGGCCCACATCAGGTGGTGCTGCTGCTTCGTCTGCGTCTGCTGCGTCGTGAATCCGGCACTGGCGGCACCGGCTGCGGGGGCGAAGCCATAGGCGCCATGCGCCTTCCGGGCTTCCGCTACTGCCACCAGTGCCTTGGTCGGTCGCTCATTGCGCTCGCTGACCGGACGGATCGCCAGAAGGGCGGGGCCGGCGGCGGAAATCGCGGACAGACCGGTGCCCAGGAGGGAGACGGAACCGAGCAGGCAGGAAGCATCGACCGAGCGATCGGTCATTTTGGTGAAGGTCATGAAGCTGGTCACTGGTCTCGCCTCCTCTCGGCGTCTCGGGGACCCGGCCCGAGGGCCTGTCCCATGCGTATTCGGATAAGTACAGCACGAATCCGGGGCTTCGATGAAGCCACCGTTTCCGTTGCTAAGAACCTATGGGGCTTCCACGGGCATGTGCAAACTATTTTTCCGACGAGTTTCTACGCGTCGTCAGAATCCTCACCCACAGGCTCCTGACCTGCGCAGATGGCCAGGACGTCGGTGCCGTACCGCTCGAGCTTGCGGCCACCCACGCCGGAGATCATCGAGAGCTCCCCGGCCTCGGAGGGCGCGGCCTCCGCGATGGCCATCAGCGTTTTGTCCGTGAACACGCAGTACGCGGGCAGTCCCTGGAGCTTCGACTGGCCGGCGCGCCACTCGCGCAGCCGCTCGTAGAGGCCCTCGTCCATGTCCGACGGGCAGTCCCCGCAGCGCATCAGCTTGATGTCCCCGGCCTCGGTCAGGGTCCTGCCGCAGACCCGGCACAGCACCGGCCCGCGGCGGCCCCGCTTGCGGGCCCCGCCCTCGGCCTGGGCTCCCGCCCGGCCGCCCGGGGCCGCGGAGCCCGGCCGCAGGCCGTTCAGGAAGCGGCTGGGGCGACGGGAGGCCCGGCCGCCCGGAGCCCGGGAGAGGGCCCAGGAGAGGGTCAGGTGCTGCCGTGCGCGGGTGACGCCGACGTACAGCAGCCGGCGCTCCTCCTCGACCTGTTCGTCGGTCTTGGCGTACGTGATCGGCATCATGCCGTCGGTGAGGCCGACCAGGAACACGGCGTCCCACTCCAGGCCCTTCGCGGCGTGCAGCGAGGCGAGGGTGACGCCCTGGACGGTCGGGGCGTGCTGCGCGGCCTTGCGCTCCTCCAGTTCGACGGTGAGCTCGGCCAGGCCGGCGCCGGGGCGGGCGCGGGCGAAGTCCTCGGCGAGGCGGACCAGCGCGGCCAGGGATTCCCACTGGTCGCGCACGGCGCCGGAGCCGGTCGGCGGCTCGGCGGTCCAGCCGGTGGAGCTGAGTACGGCCCGGACCTGGGAGCCCAGCTCGACGACATCGTCCAGCAGCGGATCGTTGCCGGCGGAGCGGGCGGCTCCGCGCAGGGAGAGGACCGCCTTCTGCACTTCGGCCCGCTCGAAGAAGCGCTCGGCCCCGCGCAGCTGGTACGGGACCCCGGCGTCGGCGAGGGCCTGCTCGTAGACCTCGGACTGGGCGTTGATCCGGTAGAGCACGGCGATCTCGCCGGCCGGGACGCCGGCCGTGATCAGGTCCCTGACCCGGCGGGCCACGCCCTCCGCTTCGGTGGGCTCGTCGGGGTACTCGGCGTAGACCGGGTCGGGGCCGGCCTCGCGCTGGGAGACCAGCTCGAGGCGGTGCTCGGCGGCCCGGCCCCTGGCCTGGTTCAGCAGGCCGTTGGCGAGGTGGACCACCTGGGGGGTGGAGCGGTAGTCGCGGACCAGCTTGACCACGGTGGCCTGCGGGTAGCGGGTGCGGAAGTTCAGCAGGTGGTCGGGGGTCGCGCCGGTGAAGGAGTAGATGGTCTGGCTGGCGTCGCCGACGACGCAGAGGCTGTCGCGCTCGCCGAGCCACAGCTCCAGCAGCCGCTGCTGGAGCGGGCTGACGTCCTGGTACTCGTCCACCACGAAGTGCTGGTACTGGGTGCGGATCTGCTCGGCGATGTCGTGGCGGTCCTGAAGGATGCCGACGGTGAGGAGCAGCACGTCCTCGAAGTCGATCATGCCGCGGTCGCGCTTGAGCTGCTCGTACGTGCTGTAGATCTGGGCGATCTCGGCCATGTCCCGGGGGGCCTCGCGGCCCGCCTTGAGGGCGGCGGCCGGGTAGTCGGCGGGCACGGTCTGGGTGACCTTGGCCCACTCGATCTCGCCGGTGACATCGCGCAGCTCGTTGCGGTCGAGACGGACGCGGGAGCGCGCGCCGGCCTCGGCCACGAACTGGATCTTGCGCTCCAGGAGCCGGGGCACGTCCCCGCCGACGGCGCGGGGCCAGAAGTACTGGAGCTGGCGCAGGGCGGCGGAATGGAAGGTGCGCGCCTGGACCCCGCCCGCGCCGAGGGTGCGCAGCCGGCCGCGCATCTCACCGGCGGCGCGGTTGGTGAAGGTGACGGCCAGCACGCTGGCCGGCATGAGCTGGCCGGAGCGGACGCCGTAGGCGATGCGGTGGGTGATCGCGCGGGTCTTGCCGGTGCCGGCGCCCGCCAGCACGCACACCGGGCCGCGCAGGGTCGTGGCGACCTCGCGCTGCTCAGGGTCGAGGCCCTGGAGCACGGCGTCGGCGTCGACGTCGGGCGCGCCGCCGCCGGCCGGTACGGATGAGGAGTGCGTTGCTGCTGTCACACCGCCATGCTGCCAGGTCCGGTGGGTCGGACGGGAAACTTGTCCACAGGCCCATGGCGTCCGTCACACCGTCGGACAAGTGGATCAGTCGGATCGGTCACACCGCCCGCCCGGGCGGGAATGGCGCGGCGGTGGCAGACGTTCGAATCCTCGGATCGACCGGGACCGCGATCCACCGAGACCTCACAGAGGAGCGAGCATGCAGGACACGGGCACCGTCACGATGTACAGCACCACCTGGTGCGGCTACTGCCGCCGGCTGAAGACCCAGCTGGACCGCGAAGGCATCGCGTACAACGAGATCAACATCGAGCTCGACCCCGAGTCCGCGGCGTTCGTGGAGAAGGCCAACGGCGGCAACCAGACGGTTCCCACCGTGCTGGTCGTCTCCCCCCAGGGCACCGAGGCCGTCATGACGAACCCCTCGCTCGCCCAGGTCAAGCAGGCCCTGGCCGTCTGACCGCCCGCGTCTCCAGAAAGGCCCCCGCCCCGGCGGGGGCCTTCTGCGTCGGCGGACCCGGTCGGCCGGGCGGTCAGACGGTCGCGGCCGGCTTGGGGAGGGGCTGGCCGTACCAGAGCTCGACCAGGCGGGCCGCGATGGAGATGCCCGACGGGGGCAGGACCTCGCCGGACTCGATCGCGGCGCGCAGGTCCTCGCGTGAGAACCAGCGGGCCTCCTGGATCTCCTCGCCGTCGACCGTGATCTCCGAGCTGACGGCGCGGGCGTTGAAGCCCAGCATCAGGCTGTACGGGAAGGGCCAGGGCTGGCTGGCGACGTACTCGACCTCGCCGATCCTGACGCCCGCCTCCTCCCACACCTCGCGGATCACCGACTGCTCTATCGACTCGCCCGGCTCGACGAAGCCCGCCAGCGTGGAGAAGCGGCCCTCGGGCCAGTGCACCTGGCGGCCCAGCAGGGCGCGGTCCTGCTCGTCCGTGACCAGCATGATCACGGCCGGGTCGGTGCGCGGGTAGTGCTCGGCGCCGCAGCCCGGGCAGCGGCGGATGTGGCCGGCGGCCGCGACGACGGTGCGCTCGCCGCAGCGGGAGCAGAAGCGGTGCATGCGCTGCCAGTTCTCCAGCGCCACCGCGTGCACCATCAGCCCGGCGTCGCGCGGGGGCAGCAGCAGCCCGGCCTCGCGCAGCCCGGCCGGGCGGGCCGACTGGTCCATGCGGCCCGGCAGGGAGTCCTTCTGCAGCGCGAAGTACCGTACGCCGTCCTCGTCCGTGCCCAGGAAGTAGCGGTGGGTCTCGGTGACCGGGGCCTCGAAGGCCGGGGTCATCACGATGCCCGTCCCGCCGTCGGGGGTGTCGTCGATCAGCACCTGGCCGCCGGAGACGACGAAGACGCGGGTCGTCGGGTGGCTCCAGGCGGCGGCGAGCCACGCCTCGTCGAGGCGGTGGTGCGCGGCGCGGTCGATGCCGCTGGGCGCGGTGAGCGACAGAGGACGCTCGGTTTGGGTGCTCACAGGTACTTCCAACTCCCCCGGTGGTGGGACAAGGCAGGCGTACGGAACGTGTTTCAGTCGGTGGTGGTGGCGGCGGTCCGCGCGGACCAGGTCCCGGCGAGGTCGCCCCACAGGTAGGCGGTGGTCTCCACGCCCTTGAGGAGCAGGTCGAGCTCGACCTTCTCGTTCGGCGAGTGCCAGCCGTCGGAGGGTACCGAGATCCCCAGGAACAGGACCGGCGCGTCCAGGACGTCCTGGAGGTCGGCCGCCGGACCCGAGCCGCCTTCGCGGGTGAAGCGGACCGGCTGCCCGAAGGCGCGGCCCATGGCGCGCACGACGGACTGCAGCGCCGGGTGGTCCAGCGGGGTGAGGCAGGGCCGGGTGGGGGCCCCGAAGGTGACGCAGTGCCGGATCCCGGCGGGGACGCGGGCCGCGACCCAGTCCCGGACGGCCGCCTCGACCTCGTACGGGTCCTGCCCCGACACCAGGCGGAACGACAGCTTCAGGTGCGCGGAGGCGGGCACGATGGTCTTGCCGCCGGGGCCCTGGTAGCCGCCGCCGATGCCGTTGACCTCGGCGGTCGGACGGGCCCAGACCCGCTCCAGGGTGGAGTAGCCGGCCTCGCCCGCGGCCGCGTGGGACTTGGCCGTACGCAGCCACTCGGCCTCGTCGAAGGGCAGCTCGGCGATCAGCGCGCGCTCGGTGTCGGTGAGCTCGGTGACGTTGTCGTAGAAGCCCGGGATCGTGACCCGCTCGTCCTCGTCGTGCAGGGCCGCGACGAGGCGGGCCGCGATGGTCGCCGGGTTCGGCACGGCCCCGCCGAAGGCACCCGAATGGATGTCCTGGTCGGGTCCGTGGAAGCTGATCTCGCAGTCGGCGACCCCGCGCATGCCGGTGCAGACGGTGGGGGTGGTCTCGGACCACATGCCGGTGTCGGAGACGATCACGACATCGGCGGCGAGCTCGGCGGCGCGGGCCTCGACGAGCTCGCGGAAGTTCGGGGAGCCCGACTCCTCCTCGCCCTCGATCAGCAGCTTGAGGTGCACCGCGGGGGCGTCGGCGCCGGTCGCGGCGAGGTGGGCGCGCAGGCCCAGGGTGTGGAAGAACACCTGGCCCTTGTCGTCGGCCGCGCCGCGGCCGTACATCCGGCCGTCCTTGACGACCGGCTCGAAGGGCTCGGTGTGCCAGCCGTCGGCGAGGGCGGCGGGCTGGACGTCGTGGTGCCCGTACACGAGGACGGTGGGGGCGGCCGGGTCGGCGGCCGGCCAGTGCGCGAAGACGGCGGGGGCTCCGGCGGTCTGCCAGACCTCGGTGACGGGGAAGCCGGTCTCCTTGAGCTTCGCGGCGAGCCAGTCGGCGCTGCGGCGTACATCGTCCGCGTGCTCGGGCTGGGCCGAGACGGAGGGGATCCGCAGCCACTCGGCGAGGTCGTCGAGGAAGGCGGCGCGGTGGGTTTCGATGTACGTGCGGACGGCGCTGTCCGGGGTTTCGCTCATGGCCACGAGCCTAGCTGTCCGCCTGGTGGGCACCGTCCGTGCCCGATTTGCCTTGGAGGATCCGCTCAAGGCGCTCGCGGCCGGGGAGGTCGCGGGGGCGGATCACGCGGCCGCTGCGCACGTGCAGGAAGGCGGCGCCGACCCGGTCGAGGGGGGTGCCGGTGGCTTCGGCCCAGGCCAGGCGGTACACGGCGAGCTGGAGGGGGTCGGCCTGGGTGGTGCGGCCGGTCTTCCAGTCGACCACCTCGTACGAGCCGTCGGGGTCGCGGTACACGGCGTCGATCCGGCCGCGGATCACCCGGCCGGCGAGGGTCAGCTGGACCGGGGCCTCCATCCGGTACGGGGTGCGCTCGGCGTACTCGCTGCGCTCGAAGGCGGCCTTGAGGGCGTCGAGGTCGGCCTCGTCGGCGACCTCCTGGTCGGAGCCGGGGAGGTCGGTCGCGGGGTCGAGGAGGCCGTCGAGGAGGCCGTCGAGCAGGGGCAGGGGCAGCTCGTCGAAGCGGGACTCCACCCAGGCGTGGAAGCGGGTGCCCTGGCGCGCGGCGGGCTGCGGCGGTTTGGGCATGGGGCGGGCGAGATCGCGTACGAAGCCCTGCTCGTCGGCGGCGAGGCGCAGGAGCTGGCTCGCGGAGAGGGCGGAGGGCAGCTCGACGTCGCGCAC
The Streptomyces sp. NBC_00091 genome window above contains:
- a CDS encoding dipeptidase; amino-acid sequence: MSETPDSAVRTYIETHRAAFLDDLAEWLRIPSVSAQPEHADDVRRSADWLAAKLKETGFPVTEVWQTAGAPAVFAHWPAADPAAPTVLVYGHHDVQPAALADGWHTEPFEPVVKDGRMYGRGAADDKGQVFFHTLGLRAHLAATGADAPAVHLKLLIEGEEESGSPNFRELVEARAAELAADVVIVSDTGMWSETTPTVCTGMRGVADCEISFHGPDQDIHSGAFGGAVPNPATIAARLVAALHDEDERVTIPGFYDNVTELTDTERALIAELPFDEAEWLRTAKSHAAAGEAGYSTLERVWARPTAEVNGIGGGYQGPGGKTIVPASAHLKLSFRLVSGQDPYEVEAAVRDWVAARVPAGIRHCVTFGAPTRPCLTPLDHPALQSVVRAMGRAFGQPVRFTREGGSGPAADLQDVLDAPVLFLGISVPSDGWHSPNEKVELDLLLKGVETTAYLWGDLAGTWSARTAATTTD